One genomic segment of Erythrolamprus reginae isolate rEryReg1 chromosome 2, rEryReg1.hap1, whole genome shotgun sequence includes these proteins:
- the LOC139163185 gene encoding vomeronasal type-2 receptor 26-like: MLSTGEANVPNYSCGKKDHLMAVLDGCLDDISIQMSTLVGTYKVSQISYGIVSKALSDKSQFPFFHKMLPQNGFQYSGIVKVLVHFRWNLIGLFSTDTEEGENFMRTFTPMLVRNGICVVISHQFSMARAMDHLRNAISMWRKVNIFVHFLEIFSLVDRVQHIHLVIEGLSGPTEGKVWITTTVENLKMTRHALHQYIHSIWAFSFQERKWSNVDAFQPNLFRDSKFEDQSFHCSLSKPVLSVKGRRRCTQVAPLDMEEKKNRIQIKNEHRFYTVVKTLAHALNVAYSSIPRRRKKEGKKRLEAPRLQPWQFHPFLEKNKFCNFSWEKLYLDQSGNVAADLNIISWLLFPKKDPIEEQLGSLERQRLIINQDALARLKLLNKSLPQSKCVDNCHPGFVKRARKEEPICCYDCIPCPEGTISTQEDTEKCTKCPDDKYPTDDRIQCIPKRITFLSYEEHLGIILVSFVVLLFLTTGFILVIFLKYLETPIVKANNRDLSYILLVSLLLCFLSSFFFIGQPKKATCLLRQTMFSIIFSVAVSCVLAKTIMVVLAFLATKPGNRVRKWLGKSLANSIILSGSAGKMVICAIWLGVSPPFPESDLHSQPGENILQCNEGSVTMFYAALSYMGFLAAICFAVAFLARNLPGAFNEAKLITFSMLVFCSVWISFLPTYLSTKGKYMVAVQVFSILASGAGLLGCIFFPKCYIIILRPDLNTKEHLMIKVSISS, from the exons ATGCTCtcaactggagaagccaatgttcccaactacagctgtggcaagaaggaCCACTTGATGGCAGTTCTTGATGGATGCCTTGATGACATCTCCATTCAAATGTCAACATTAGTAGGAACCTACAAAGTCTCAcag ATCAGTTATGGAATTGTTTCaaaggctctgagtgataaaagtcaATTTCCCTTTTTCCATAAGATGCTCCCCCAAAATGGGTTCCAATACTCAGGGATTGTCAAAGTACTTGTCCATTTCAGATGGAATTTGATTGGTCTCTTTTCAACAGACAcagaggagggagagaatttcatgagaacATTCACTCCTATGCTTGTCAGaaatggaatttgtgttgttatCTCACACCAATTCTCAATGGCTAGAGCTATGGATCATCTCCGAAATGCCATTTCTATGTGGAGAAAAGTCAATATCTTTGTACACTTCTTAGAAATTTTTTCCCTTGTGGATAGAGTTCAGCACATCCATTTAGTAATTGAAGGTTTGTCAGGACCCactgaagggaaagtctggatcaccACAACGGTTGAGAATCTGAAAATGACAAGGCATGCACTTCACCAATATATCCACAGTATTTGGGCCTTTTCTTTTCAGGAAAGAAAATGGTCAAACGTTGATGCCTTTCAACCCAATCTTTTTAGGGATTCCAAATTTGAAGACCAGTCTTTTCACTGCTCTCTTTCAAAGCCTGTTCTTTCTGTCAAGGGCCGGAGACGATGCACCCAGGTAGCACCACTGGacatggaagaaaaaaagaacagaattcaGATAAAAAATGAACACcgtttttatactgttgttaagACTCTGGCTCATGCCTTGAATGTTGCATATTCCTCAATAcctaggaggaggaaaaaggaggggaaaaagagaTTGGAGGCTCCAAGGCTACAGCCATGGCAG ttccatccctttctggagaagaacaaGTTTTGCAATTTTTCCTGGGAGAAATTATACTTGGACCAAAGTGGAAATGTAGCAGCAGATCTGAATATCATAAGTTGGTTGCTTTTCCCCAAGAAGGATCCCATCGAAGAGCAACTGGGGAGTCTTGAAAGACAGAGGCTTATTATCAACCAAGATGCTCTTGcacggctaaagttgctcaaCAAG TCTCTGCCTCAATCCAAATGTGTCGACAATTGTCACCCTGGATTTGTAAAAAGGGCTCGGAAAGAGGAACCAATCTGCTGTTATGATTGTATTCCTTGTCCAGAGGGTACCATCTCCACACAGGAAG atactgaaaaatgcaccaagtgcccAGACGATAAATATCCAACTGATGACAgaatccaatgtatccccaaaagaATAACCTTCCTGTCctatgaagaacatctgggcatcatcctggttTCCTTTGTTGTACTCTTGTTTCTAACCACAGGCTTTATTTTAGTCATATTCCTTAAATAtctagaaactcccattgtcaaagctaaCAACCGTGACctgtcctacatcctcctggtttccctcttgctctgcttcttgtcctcctttttcttcattggccaaccaaagaaagccacctgccttctccgacaaactatgttcagcatcatcttctctgtagctgtgtcttgtgtgttagcaaaaacaaTCATGGTAGTTTTGGCCTTTCTGGCCACGAAACCAGGGAACAGAGTGAGGAAATGGTTGGGAAAGAGCttagccaactccatcatcctttctggcTCTGCTGGAAAAATGGTAATTTGTGcaatctggctgggagtttctcccccatttcctgaatCTGACTTGCACTCCCAGCCTGGAGAGAACAttctgcaatgcaatgaaggctctgtcaccatGTTTTATGCTGCTCTCAGCTACATGGGTTTCCTTGCTGCCATTTGCTTTGCAGTGGCTTTTCTGGCCAGGaacctgcctggggccttcaatgaagccaaactgatcaccttcagcatgctggtcttctgcagtgtctggatcTCTTTCCTGCCCACTTacttgagcaccaaagggaaatacatggtggctgtgcaggtttTCTCCATTTTGGCTTCTGGTGCTGGcctgctgggctgcatcttcttccccaagtgctacattatcatctTGAGACCAGATCTGAATACTAAGGAACATTTAATGATAAAAGTCAGTATCTCATCATGA